A stretch of the Thiocystis violascens DSM 198 genome encodes the following:
- a CDS encoding tetratricopeptide repeat protein yields MRKKTTTGRRQAGTNTVKKLTHGRSPPPAEQDALVALFNAGRLAEVETLARQFAERYPKAAFGWKALGTALLARGRHHEALTTLQRATEIAPRDSECLNSLGKTLQDLGRAEDALGLFERTLSIKPDYAGAHANRGNALALLGRPAEGLASLDRALSINPDSPIALNDRGNVLKALNRPEEALASYAHALALKPDFAQAHYNMGSVLRELGRLKEGLRHYRRALEFDPESIKVRSGFARCLGRLSFQHEDPAIRRLLIRALREAWCRPNELMTVGRDFLQLNPALVAAIQRAERAWPNPVSREELLGTSGIAALADDELLVALLETTPICDVGLERLLTLLRRSLLETVCVENSPSPAWLRLFPALAMQCYLNEYVYAVTADERALSEALRESLATALQCQIPVTARQLAILAAYCPLDRLPGAATLLERDWPEPVMKVLIQQLREPLEQAEYRRGMPSLSGIGEGVSQLVRNQYEENPYPRWARAALVPPTLTVDAHVRQQFPGVPFRSLRKHANIDILVAGCGTGQHSIETALNFPGAQVLAIDLSLSSLAYAQRKTLELGLTNIRYAQADLLRLDGFDAQFDLIESVGVLHHLEDPVAGWKMLLTRLRPGGFMYLGLYSERARRPVVMARDLIARQGYAATADDIRRCRQDIMDRRDQAEYRQLSLGQDFFSLSGCRDLLFHVQEHRFTLPRIAKLLCELELDFLGFIVDQQTRASYARRFPDDPTATGLDHWDRFEADNPTTFSGMYQFWVQKRC; encoded by the coding sequence ATGCGTAAAAAAACCACCACAGGCCGCAGACAAGCGGGCACCAATACCGTCAAAAAGTTGACTCATGGGCGGTCGCCCCCGCCAGCCGAGCAGGATGCCTTGGTCGCGCTCTTCAACGCCGGGCGTTTGGCGGAGGTGGAGACACTGGCGCGCCAGTTCGCCGAGCGTTATCCGAAGGCCGCCTTTGGGTGGAAGGCGCTGGGCACGGCGCTGCTGGCGCGCGGCCGTCATCACGAGGCACTGACGACCCTCCAGCGCGCGACCGAAATCGCCCCGCGCGATAGCGAATGTCTGAACAGCCTGGGTAAGACGCTTCAGGATCTGGGACGCGCGGAGGATGCTCTGGGGCTGTTCGAGCGCACCCTGTCGATCAAGCCGGACTACGCAGGTGCCCATGCCAATCGGGGCAACGCGCTCGCGCTGCTGGGCCGCCCGGCGGAAGGACTGGCGAGTCTCGATCGCGCGCTCTCGATCAATCCGGACTCGCCGATTGCGCTCAATGACCGTGGTAACGTCCTGAAGGCACTGAATCGCCCCGAGGAGGCACTGGCTTCTTATGCGCACGCCCTGGCGCTCAAACCAGATTTCGCGCAGGCGCACTACAATATGGGATCCGTCCTGCGCGAACTTGGGCGATTGAAGGAGGGACTGAGGCATTATCGGCGGGCGCTGGAGTTCGACCCGGAGTCCATCAAGGTCAGGAGCGGTTTTGCCCGCTGTCTTGGCCGTCTGAGTTTCCAGCACGAGGATCCGGCGATCCGGCGCCTGCTGATCCGGGCCTTGCGGGAGGCATGGTGCCGCCCTAACGAATTGATGACGGTCGGCCGCGATTTCCTCCAACTGAATCCGGCGCTCGTCGCGGCCATCCAGCGCGCGGAGCGGGCCTGGCCCAACCCTGTCTCGCGCGAGGAATTGCTCGGGACGTCCGGGATCGCGGCCCTGGCCGATGACGAACTGTTGGTCGCGCTGCTGGAAACCACGCCGATCTGCGACGTGGGACTGGAACGTCTCCTGACCCTGCTGCGGCGCTCCCTCCTGGAGACCGTTTGCGTCGAGAACTCCCCCTCGCCCGCCTGGCTGCGTCTGTTTCCGGCGCTGGCCATGCAGTGTTATCTCAACGAATATGTCTATGCCGTCACGGCGGACGAGCGCGCGCTGAGCGAAGCCCTGAGGGAGTCGCTGGCGACGGCGCTCCAGTGTCAAATACCCGTCACTGCGCGGCAGCTAGCGATCCTGGCGGCCTATTGCCCGCTCGACCGCCTGCCCGGTGCCGCGACCCTGCTGGAACGGGATTGGCCGGAACCGGTCATGAAGGTACTGATCCAACAGCTACGCGAACCGCTCGAACAGGCCGAGTACCGCCGCGGGATGCCAAGCCTGAGCGGGATCGGCGAGGGTGTCTCGCAACTGGTGCGAAACCAATACGAGGAAAATCCCTATCCGCGCTGGGCGCGGGCCGCACTCGTTCCACCAACGCTGACCGTCGATGCCCATGTCCGCCAGCAGTTTCCCGGAGTTCCCTTCCGATCGCTGCGCAAACACGCCAATATTGACATCTTGGTGGCCGGCTGCGGCACCGGACAACATTCGATCGAGACCGCCCTGAACTTTCCGGGCGCCCAGGTGCTGGCCATCGATCTTTCGCTGAGCAGCCTGGCGTATGCGCAACGCAAAACGCTGGAGTTGGGATTGACGAACATTCGTTATGCCCAGGCCGATCTTCTGCGATTGGATGGGTTCGACGCGCAATTCGATCTCATCGAATCGGTCGGCGTCCTGCATCATCTGGAAGACCCGGTCGCCGGATGGAAGATGTTGCTGACGCGCCTGCGTCCGGGCGGGTTCATGTATCTCGGACTCTATAGCGAACGGGCGCGCCGTCCAGTGGTCATGGCCCGCGACCTCATTGCCCGGCAGGGATACGCAGCGACGGCCGACGATATCCGGCGCTGCCGTCAGGACATCATGGACCGACGCGACCAGGCGGAATACCGCCAACTGTCACTGGGGCAGGATTTCTTCAGCCTCAGCGGCTGCCGCGATCTGCTGTTTCATGTCCAGGAGCATCGCTTCACGCTGCCGCGGATTGCCAAGCTGTTGTGCGAGCTGGAGTTGGATTTTCTCGGCTTCATCGTCGACCAGCAGACGCGGGCGAGCTATGCGAGGCGTTTTCCGGATGACCCGACCGCGACCGGCCTGGACCATTGGGACCGGTTCGAGGCGGACAACCCCACGACATTTTCCGGGATGTATCAATTCTGGGTGCAGAAACGATGCTGA